A window of the Hordeum vulgare subsp. vulgare chromosome 5H, MorexV3_pseudomolecules_assembly, whole genome shotgun sequence genome harbors these coding sequences:
- the LOC123399489 gene encoding 11-beta-hydroxysteroid dehydrogenase B-like — MERLLTALMELVVPPASMVMLAFAWPTLSFLRAIEWAVKALTKEDMRGKVVLVTGASSAIGEQVAYEYARRGANLVLVARREHRLFAVRENARALGAGQVLVVAADVVREDDCSRLVADTISYFGQLDHLVNTVSLGHDFLFEEAGDRAAFPHLMDINFWGNVYPTYAALPYLRQSQGRVVVNASVDTWLPMPRMSLYSAAKAAVVDFYETLRYEVKDEVGITVATHGWISGEPGASRFSLEENAGATDQPQQQWTKAETTTPLPAPGGQAVEEYARAVVDGACRGDARVRRPGWYDVFHVFRAFAPDVLGWTFRLLLSTAPAPPTVAAGTGRRALVVAPVSAPTAALPAPPVRPLIEYPAAAAGRRPAAAQLHKLE; from the exons ATGGAGCGGTTGCTGACCGCGCTGATGGAGCTGGTGGTGCCGCCGGCGAGCATGGTGATGCTGGCCTTCGCGTGGCCCACGCTCTCCTtcctgcgcgccatcgagtgggccGTCAAGGCGCTCACCAAGGAGGACATGCGCGGAAAGGTCGTCCTCGTCACCGGCGCCTCCTCCGCCATCGGCGAG CAAGTGGCGTACGAGTACGCGCGGCGGGGCGCGAACCTGGTGCTGGTGGCGCGGAGGGAGCACCGGCTGTTCGCGGTCCGGGAGAACGCGCGCGCCCTGGGCGCCGGCCAGgtgctcgtcgtcgccgccgacgTCGTCCGGGAGGACGACTGCAGCCGCCTCGTCGCCGACACCATCAGCTACTTCGGCCAGC TGGATCATCTGGTGAACACGGTGAGCCTGGGCCACGACTTCCTCTTCGAGGAGGCCGGCGACAGGGCGGCGTTCCCTCACCTCATGGACATCAACTTCTGGGGGAACGTGTACCCGACGTACGCCGCGCTGCCGTACCTGCGCCAGAGCCAGGGCCGCGTCGTCGTCAACGCCTCCGTCGACACCTGGCTGCCCATGCCCCGGATGAGCCTCTACTCC GCGGCGAAGGCGGCGGTGGTCGACTTCTACGAGACGCTGCGGTACGAGGTGAAGGACGAGGTCGGGATCACCGTCGCCACGCACGGCTGGATCAGCGGCGAGCCCGGCGCCAGCAGGTTCTCGCTCGAGGAAAACGCGGGGGCGACGGACCAGCCGCAGCAGCAGTGGACCAAGGCGGAGACGACGACGCCGCTGCCGGCGCCGGGAGGGCAGGCGGTGGAGGAGTACGCGCGAGCGGTGGTGGACGGCGCGTGCCGCGGGGACGCCCGGGTGCGGCGGCCCGGCTGGTACGACGTGTTCCACGTCTTCCGAGCCTTCGCGCCCGACGTGCTCGGCTGGACGTTCCGCCTGCTGCTGTCGACCGCGCCCGCTCCGCCGACGGTCGCCGCCGGCACAGGACGCCGTGCGCTCGTCGTTGCCCCTGTGAGCGCGCCGACCGCGGCGCTGCCGGCTCCGCCCGTCCGTCCGCTGATCGAGTACCCGGCCGCGGCGGCGGGTCGGAGGCCGGCGGCGGCACAGCTGCACAAGCTAGAGTGA